A section of the Paenibacillus aurantius genome encodes:
- a CDS encoding ABC transporter permease: MTKAEAALQQPDRFRSGSRRKDSFLTFVWKHRPLYIMLIPCLVYFLAFRYVPLLGSVIAFKDYNIFEGFLQSEWVGLKWFEQLFTYPQFYRLMKNTLIISAYSIVFAFPAPIILACLLNELRLMAFKRTVQTVIYLPHFLSWTIVYGLSYMMFSTQSGMFNQFLQELGGKAVNLLQAPEYFRSLVVGAGIWKEMGWSTIIFLAGLAGISPSLYEAAKIDGAGRWKQFLYITMPGLLPTITILLLLKIGNVMDVGFEQIYVFLSPITFSVGDVLDTYSYRQGIISGQFSLTTAIGLFKSFIGFALLVFANRVSRSTTGESLY, translated from the coding sequence ATGACCAAAGCAGAGGCGGCCCTCCAGCAGCCCGACCGCTTCCGCTCCGGGAGCAGAAGAAAGGATTCCTTCCTAACCTTCGTATGGAAGCATCGTCCGCTGTATATCATGTTGATTCCTTGCCTCGTCTATTTCCTGGCGTTTCGATACGTCCCGCTGCTGGGCAGTGTTATCGCGTTTAAGGATTACAACATTTTCGAAGGTTTCCTCCAAAGCGAGTGGGTAGGGCTCAAGTGGTTTGAGCAGCTGTTCACCTATCCTCAATTTTACCGTCTGATGAAGAATACGCTTATTATCAGCGCTTACTCGATTGTGTTCGCCTTCCCGGCGCCGATCATTCTCGCCTGCCTGTTGAACGAGCTTCGGCTGATGGCGTTCAAGCGCACCGTGCAGACCGTCATTTACCTTCCGCACTTTCTATCCTGGACGATCGTATACGGTCTTTCCTATATGATGTTCTCGACGCAGAGCGGAATGTTCAATCAATTTCTGCAGGAGCTTGGAGGAAAGGCCGTCAATTTGCTGCAGGCTCCGGAATATTTCCGCTCCCTGGTGGTAGGGGCGGGGATATGGAAAGAGATGGGCTGGAGCACGATTATCTTTCTCGCGGGCCTTGCGGGGATCAGTCCTTCCCTCTATGAAGCGGCCAAGATCGATGGGGCCGGCCGCTGGAAGCAGTTTCTCTACATCACGATGCCCGGCCTGCTGCCGACCATTACGATTCTGCTGCTGCTGAAAATCGGCAATGTCATGGATGTAGGCTTCGAGCAAATCTACGTGTTCCTCAGCCCCATTACGTTCTCGGTGGGCGATGTGCTCGATACTTACTCGTACCGGCAGGGGATCATCAGCGGGCAATTCAGCCTGACGACGGCGATCGGTCTCTTTAAATCCTTCATTGGCTTCGCTTTGCTGGTCTTCGCCAACCGGGTAAGCCGATCGACCACCGGCGAAAGCTTGTACTAG
- a CDS encoding carbohydrate ABC transporter permease produces the protein MSTAAAKNASPRTRIRQSAGETIFDYLNVTLLILISLTAMLPILHVVAGAFSQTEALVKHQVWVWPVGFTLENIRYVAETPAFWSAGWMTVKVVVIGTAVNMVLTILSSYPLSKSYLRGRRVILLGIIFTIIFQAPLIPMYLVVKSFGLLNTMWAIIIPGAISAFNMMLCITFFRSVPEDLFDAARVDGMSEYAIVWRIVVPLSKPIIVTLLLFYAVGHWNNYMGPLLYINDRSMQTLQLYIYFLIAKGNSNDIAGAAAAESAIKLLPEALEMATIVLATAPIVLLYPFLQKHFIKGATLGSVKE, from the coding sequence ATGTCAACAGCCGCCGCCAAGAACGCTTCGCCCCGCACCCGGATCCGGCAATCGGCCGGCGAAACGATCTTCGATTATCTTAACGTCACTCTGCTGATTCTGATCAGCCTGACCGCTATGCTTCCTATCCTGCATGTGGTAGCGGGCGCCTTCAGCCAAACGGAGGCGCTCGTCAAGCACCAGGTTTGGGTATGGCCGGTCGGCTTTACGCTTGAAAATATCCGGTATGTGGCCGAAACCCCGGCTTTCTGGAGCGCCGGCTGGATGACCGTGAAGGTCGTCGTCATCGGGACCGCGGTCAATATGGTGCTAACGATTCTCAGCTCCTACCCGTTGTCCAAATCTTACCTGCGCGGGCGCCGGGTGATCCTGCTCGGGATTATCTTTACGATCATTTTTCAGGCTCCCCTGATTCCGATGTATTTGGTGGTCAAAAGCTTCGGGCTCTTGAACACGATGTGGGCGATCATCATTCCCGGCGCGATCAGCGCCTTCAATATGATGCTGTGCATCACGTTCTTCCGCTCCGTCCCGGAGGATTTATTCGATGCCGCCCGGGTGGACGGGATGAGCGAATATGCCATCGTCTGGCGCATCGTCGTGCCTCTGTCCAAACCGATCATCGTCACGCTGCTGCTCTTCTACGCGGTTGGCCACTGGAACAATTATATGGGACCCCTGCTGTACATCAACGACCGCTCGATGCAGACGCTGCAGCTGTACATCTATTTTCTGATAGCCAAAGGAAACAGCAACGATATCGCCGGAGCGGCCGCCGCCGAATCGGCCATCAAGCTGCTCCCGGAAGCGCTTGAGATGGCGACCATCGTCCTGGCCACGGCGCCGATCGTGCTGCTGTATCCGTTTCTGCAGAAGCATTTTATCAAGGGGGCTACCCTAGGCTCTGTGAAGGAGTAA
- a CDS encoding extracellular solute-binding protein, which produces MKSTKKWVSILLAGTMATLTACGSADNKESSSSPAAGSPQASNAPAEPAKVRLMISDHSQPVPTGNVMDNPTIKYMAQKANVNLDITFLPHGDYAAQKKIKYAAGDIPDVVQDWGVDADLMQNNQAIPLNDLIDKYGPNLKKSINKEAWDAVTFNGKIMGIPQTANGNAPSGRVIYVRKDWMDKVGIKDIPKTPDEFLTMLRAFRDKDPNGNGKKDEIPFTARENFSWSENLFGMFGANLHTYNLVNNELQPGYITPNFKKALGYVKTMVDEGLIDSEFMTNKRNVWEQKIQNDLAGSWNHVTELAWDWQDKLNKSIPGGKANVIAIPTPKDPGASAVGDVQNPIVKVFTISKKAKNPEAIVKMFDWLASQEGQEFVFLGVPGITQNKDGGKLTYDAKKDADDKTSLWRQTLFSIVSYNKDLLKVQLGNDAAVEKLDLSWNTARQEGIPNYLVGAPVFPSAKQFPDLTKEGNLWREAAAQIILGKKPLDSYDEFVKSWKAQGGNEMIKEATEYYNNKQKK; this is translated from the coding sequence ATGAAAAGCACCAAAAAGTGGGTCAGCATCCTTCTGGCCGGCACGATGGCGACGCTTACGGCCTGCGGGTCCGCGGACAACAAAGAGAGCTCGTCCAGCCCGGCTGCCGGAAGTCCGCAAGCAAGCAATGCGCCGGCCGAACCGGCGAAGGTCCGCCTGATGATCTCCGATCACAGCCAGCCCGTCCCGACAGGCAATGTGATGGATAATCCGACGATCAAGTACATGGCTCAGAAGGCGAACGTCAACCTGGACATTACGTTCCTGCCGCACGGCGATTATGCCGCGCAGAAGAAAATCAAATATGCGGCCGGAGATATTCCGGACGTTGTGCAGGATTGGGGCGTGGATGCCGATCTGATGCAGAACAATCAGGCGATTCCATTGAACGACCTGATCGACAAATACGGACCGAACCTGAAGAAATCCATCAACAAGGAAGCCTGGGATGCGGTAACGTTTAACGGCAAGATCATGGGGATTCCGCAAACCGCAAACGGCAATGCTCCTTCCGGACGCGTCATTTATGTGCGAAAGGACTGGATGGATAAGGTCGGGATCAAGGACATTCCGAAGACGCCGGACGAATTCTTGACCATGCTCCGCGCTTTCCGCGACAAAGACCCGAACGGCAACGGCAAGAAGGATGAAATTCCGTTCACCGCCCGCGAAAACTTCTCTTGGAGCGAGAATCTGTTCGGAATGTTCGGGGCCAATCTGCATACGTACAACCTGGTTAACAACGAACTGCAGCCGGGCTACATCACCCCTAATTTCAAGAAAGCGCTGGGCTATGTAAAGACGATGGTCGACGAGGGGCTCATCGACAGCGAATTCATGACGAACAAGCGCAACGTGTGGGAGCAGAAAATCCAGAACGACCTGGCCGGCTCCTGGAACCATGTCACCGAGCTTGCTTGGGATTGGCAGGATAAGCTGAACAAGTCGATTCCAGGCGGCAAAGCCAATGTCATTGCGATCCCCACTCCGAAGGATCCCGGGGCCTCCGCGGTCGGCGACGTCCAGAACCCGATCGTGAAGGTCTTTACCATTAGCAAAAAAGCCAAAAACCCCGAAGCGATCGTCAAAATGTTCGACTGGCTGGCTTCCCAGGAAGGCCAGGAATTCGTCTTCCTCGGCGTGCCGGGCATTACGCAGAACAAGGACGGTGGCAAGCTTACGTACGATGCTAAGAAGGACGCCGATGACAAAACCAGCCTGTGGCGTCAAACGCTGTTCTCCATCGTGAGCTACAACAAGGATCTGCTTAAGGTGCAGCTAGGCAACGATGCGGCTGTTGAGAAGCTGGACCTGTCCTGGAACACGGCCCGCCAGGAAGGCATTCCAAATTACCTGGTGGGGGCCCCGGTATTCCCGTCGGCCAAGCAATTCCCCGATTTGACGAAGGAGGGCAACCTGTGGCGCGAAGCGGCCGCTCAAATTATTCTAGGCAAGAAGCCGCTCGACTCCTACGATGAATTCGTCAAAAGCTGGAAGGCTCAAGGCG